The following coding sequences are from one Enterococcus sp. 4G2_DIV0659 window:
- a CDS encoding MFS transporter — MDSFNNFQDNPIVQKNRWWILISAAMFTFMSTLDASIVNIALPTISTDMNVPMNQAVWIVSIYLMVICACLLLFGKIGDSFGKINSYRIGTIIFTIGSLLCGFNPSLKFLLFARIIQGIGSSMTMATNAGIITEVFPLNERGRALGSLGAFVSLGSIAGPGIGGIILSHFSWPYIFWINVPVGLLTIFIGEKFLPKDIIKSGKKVDMVGFSLFALFIMTFFGAIFIGQEIGFTASLSLILFVAAVISLIVFIRIEKNVSEPLITFAIFKNNLFTISLITAVLIFSSNFFVNVMIPFYLQNARGISASSAGLLMMVFPLLMVIGSPISGYLIDKIGTTLLTVTGLLLLSITALMYMFLNQGTPLWYYILATGIMGLGNALFQSSNNTTVMSSVAKEDLGVAGSMNSFARNLGMVLGIALATTILYKAMSSAYGQRVTTYISTRPDVFIFGMRITFLGSFILCLTALLLTLFRLAKKKQ, encoded by the coding sequence ATGGATTCATTTAACAACTTTCAAGATAATCCTATCGTGCAAAAAAATCGCTGGTGGATTTTAATTTCAGCCGCTATGTTTACATTTATGTCAACGTTAGATGCAAGTATTGTCAATATTGCTTTACCGACTATTTCGACCGATATGAACGTACCTATGAATCAAGCAGTGTGGATTGTATCCATTTACTTAATGGTCATCTGTGCCTGTTTATTGCTTTTTGGAAAAATTGGAGATAGCTTTGGCAAGATCAATAGTTATCGAATTGGAACCATTATCTTTACGATCGGGTCACTATTATGTGGGTTTAATCCCTCTCTAAAATTTCTTTTGTTTGCTCGAATTATTCAAGGCATTGGTTCTAGCATGACTATGGCGACGAATGCTGGGATTATTACAGAAGTTTTTCCTTTGAATGAACGTGGGCGAGCATTAGGTTCCCTTGGTGCCTTTGTTTCACTTGGTTCTATTGCAGGGCCAGGCATCGGCGGAATAATTCTTTCTCATTTTTCCTGGCCTTATATTTTTTGGATCAATGTACCAGTTGGACTTCTGACTATTTTTATTGGTGAAAAATTTTTGCCTAAAGATATCATTAAAAGTGGCAAAAAGGTGGATATGGTTGGTTTTAGTTTGTTTGCCCTCTTTATAATGACTTTTTTTGGTGCTATTTTTATCGGACAAGAAATCGGATTTACTGCATCTCTATCATTAATATTATTTGTTGCAGCAGTGATTTCATTGATTGTTTTTATCCGAATTGAAAAAAACGTTTCTGAGCCCTTGATTACTTTTGCGATTTTCAAAAATAACCTTTTTACGATAAGCTTAATTACAGCTGTTTTGATCTTTTCTTCTAACTTTTTCGTCAATGTTATGATTCCATTTTATTTGCAGAACGCTAGAGGTATTTCTGCAAGTAGTGCAGGTTTATTGATGATGGTTTTCCCATTGTTAATGGTGATCGGCTCTCCTATTAGCGGGTATTTAATAGATAAAATTGGCACTACATTATTAACGGTTACAGGATTATTGTTGTTGTCGATTACGGCATTGATGTATATGTTTTTAAACCAAGGAACCCCACTTTGGTACTATATTTTGGCAACAGGAATTATGGGTTTAGGCAATGCTCTTTTTCAATCATCAAATAATACAACTGTCATGAGTAGTGTTGCCAAAGAAGATTTAGGTGTTGCTGGCAGTATGAATTCTTTTGCTCGAAATTTAGGGATGGTTTTAGGAATTGCTTTAGCTACAACAATTTTATACAAAGCCATGAGCTCTGCCTATGGACAACGAGTGACAACTTACATTAGCACTCGTCCAGATGTATTTATTTTTGGGATGAGAATTACTTTTTTAGGTTCTTTCATTCTCTGTTTAACTGCTTTGCTATTGACATTATTCCGTTTAGCAAAAAAGAAACAATAA